One genomic window of Streptomonospora nanhaiensis includes the following:
- a CDS encoding aldo/keto reductase: protein MITTTLGASGPAIGAIGLGCMGMTHGYDPRGRDDDVSVAVIHQALDLGVTLLDTADVYGPYTNEELVGRALADRRERAVLATKVGLVGDPSHPMGRRNDGRPEHVRASVDASLRRLGTDHVDLYQLHRVDPATPLEETWGAMAEAVAAGKARAIGLSEVSVEEIRRAQAIHPVASVQSELSLWTREALAEVVPYCEANGIAFLAYSPLGRGFLTGRFSSPDDIAEGDWRRGNPRFQAEAMAANRAITEAAGRVAERHGATPGQVALAWTRAQSGTVVPIPGTKTPRYLVENAEAADLVLTEADLAELDAVPAPVGERY from the coding sequence ATGATCACCACCACCCTGGGGGCGTCCGGCCCCGCCATCGGCGCCATCGGACTCGGCTGCATGGGGATGACCCACGGCTACGACCCGCGGGGCCGCGACGACGACGTGTCGGTCGCGGTGATCCACCAGGCGCTGGACCTGGGCGTCACCCTGCTGGACACCGCCGACGTCTACGGCCCCTACACCAACGAGGAGCTGGTGGGCCGCGCGCTGGCCGACCGCCGCGAGCGCGCGGTGCTGGCCACGAAGGTGGGCCTGGTGGGCGACCCGTCGCACCCCATGGGCCGCCGCAACGACGGCCGGCCCGAGCACGTGCGCGCGAGCGTCGACGCCAGTCTGCGCCGCCTGGGCACCGACCACGTCGACCTCTACCAGCTGCACCGGGTCGATCCCGCCACCCCGCTGGAGGAGACCTGGGGCGCGATGGCCGAGGCCGTCGCGGCGGGCAAGGCCCGCGCCATCGGGCTCTCGGAGGTCTCGGTCGAGGAGATCCGGCGCGCCCAGGCGATCCACCCGGTGGCCTCCGTGCAGTCGGAGCTGTCGCTGTGGACGCGCGAGGCGCTGGCCGAGGTGGTGCCCTACTGCGAGGCCAACGGGATCGCGTTCCTGGCGTACTCTCCGCTGGGGCGGGGCTTCCTGACCGGCCGGTTCAGCTCGCCCGACGACATCGCCGAGGGCGACTGGCGGCGGGGCAACCCGCGCTTCCAGGCCGAGGCGATGGCGGCGAACCGGGCGATCACCGAGGCCGCCGGGCGCGTGGCCGAGCGCCACGGCGCCACGCCGGGCCAGGTCGCGCTGGCCTGGACACGTGCCCAGAGCGGCACCGTGGTGCCGATCCCCGGCACCAAGACCCCGCGCTACCTGGTGGAGAACGCCGAGGCCGCCGACCTGGTGCTGACAGAGGCCGACCTGGCCGAACTCGACGCGGTGCCGGCACCGGTGGGCGAGCGCTACTGA
- a CDS encoding amino acid permease: MGAGGRLASAGPALALAYAVCGLFAFFVVRALGELILHRPSSGSFVSYSREFMGEKGAYVGGWLYFLNWSTTGIADITAIALYIHYWDMFSDIPQWVLALIALAVVLAFNLISVKIFGEMEFWFAIIKVAALVVFMVIGIALLVTGQDVGGHDSGVHLLVSEGGFFPAGVLPVVLVMQGVIFAYSAVEMVGVTSGETANPEKVMPKAINSIMWRIGLFYVGSVLLLAMVVPYTVFEAGQSPFVTVLSELGVPAAGDVMNLVVLTAAMSSLNSGLYTTGRILRSMSMAGSAPKFTSVMSRSQVPYGGILLTCAVCVLGVGLNYVLPAEAFEIVINFAAIGVIGTWSMIMLSHLMFYRQAQAGRVRRPSYQLFGSPFTEIVTLAFFGAIVVMMWFDEIGRYTIMALPLIVIAMVVGWFCVRGRVNRIAAEREAAGTAAD, from the coding sequence CTGGGCGCCGGCGGGCGACTGGCCTCGGCCGGCCCCGCCCTGGCCCTGGCCTACGCCGTCTGCGGCCTCTTCGCGTTCTTCGTGGTCCGCGCGCTGGGCGAGCTGATCCTGCACCGGCCCTCGTCCGGATCGTTCGTCTCCTACTCGCGCGAGTTCATGGGTGAGAAGGGCGCCTACGTCGGCGGCTGGCTCTACTTCCTGAACTGGTCCACCACCGGGATCGCCGACATCACCGCGATCGCCCTCTACATCCACTACTGGGACATGTTCTCCGACATCCCGCAGTGGGTGCTGGCGCTCATCGCGCTCGCCGTGGTGCTGGCGTTCAACCTCATCTCGGTGAAGATCTTCGGCGAGATGGAGTTCTGGTTCGCGATCATCAAGGTCGCCGCCCTGGTGGTCTTCATGGTCATCGGCATCGCGCTCCTGGTCACCGGCCAGGACGTGGGCGGACACGACAGCGGCGTCCACCTGCTCGTCAGCGAGGGCGGCTTCTTCCCCGCGGGTGTCCTGCCGGTCGTGCTCGTCATGCAGGGCGTGATCTTCGCCTACTCCGCGGTCGAGATGGTCGGCGTGACCTCCGGCGAGACGGCCAACCCCGAGAAGGTCATGCCGAAGGCGATCAACTCGATCATGTGGCGCATCGGCCTGTTCTACGTCGGCTCGGTGCTGCTGCTGGCCATGGTGGTGCCCTACACGGTCTTCGAGGCCGGGCAGAGCCCGTTCGTCACCGTCCTCAGCGAGCTGGGAGTCCCCGCCGCCGGCGACGTGATGAACCTGGTCGTGCTGACCGCCGCGATGTCCAGCCTCAACTCCGGCCTCTACACCACCGGCCGCATCCTGCGGTCCATGTCGATGGCCGGTTCGGCGCCCAAGTTCACCTCGGTGATGAGCCGCAGCCAGGTGCCCTACGGCGGCATCCTGCTCACCTGCGCCGTGTGCGTCCTGGGTGTCGGGCTCAACTACGTGCTGCCCGCCGAGGCGTTCGAGATCGTCATCAACTTCGCGGCGATCGGCGTCATCGGCACGTGGAGCATGATCATGCTGTCCCACCTGATGTTCTACCGGCAGGCCCAGGCCGGGCGGGTGCGGCGGCCGTCCTACCAGCTGTTCGGGTCGCCGTTCACCGAGATCGTCACGCTGGCCTTCTTCGGCGCCATCGTCGTGATGATGTGGTTTGACGAGATCGGGCGCTACACCATCATGGCGCTGCCGCTGATCGTCATCGCCATGGTCGTCGGCTGGTTCTGCGTCCGCGGCCGGGTCAACCGGATCGCGGCGGAGCGCGAGGCGGCGGGCACGGCCGCCGACTAG
- a CDS encoding haloacid dehalogenase type II, translating to MTSPADIDVIVFDVLGTMVDEPGGIRRGLRAALPGCGDARLEELLEVWQRHVEERQREMLSGRRPYAPSTALDREAAERVAAEAGAADPGAPGALAAAAQRLDPWPDSVAALDRIAARFTVVGLSNAAPAALTRISAHAGLRWHQALSAADAAGYKPHPDVYGLAVATADRAPERLLMVAAHAWDLRAAQTAGMRTAYVERPVGDPPRAGDAFDLYAGSLAELATALGAD from the coding sequence GTGACTTCGCCCGCCGACATCGACGTGATCGTCTTCGACGTCCTGGGGACCATGGTCGACGAGCCCGGCGGGATCCGGCGCGGCCTGCGGGCGGCGCTCCCCGGGTGCGGCGACGCGCGGCTGGAGGAGCTGCTTGAGGTGTGGCAGCGCCACGTCGAGGAGCGGCAGCGCGAGATGCTCTCCGGCCGCCGGCCCTACGCCCCCAGCACGGCGCTCGACCGGGAGGCGGCCGAGCGCGTGGCCGCCGAGGCCGGGGCCGCCGACCCCGGCGCCCCCGGCGCGCTGGCGGCCGCGGCCCAGCGGCTGGACCCCTGGCCCGACTCCGTGGCGGCGCTGGACCGGATCGCCGCCCGCTTCACGGTGGTGGGCCTGTCCAACGCCGCGCCCGCGGCACTCACCCGCATCAGCGCGCACGCCGGGCTGCGCTGGCACCAGGCGCTCTCGGCCGCCGACGCCGCCGGCTACAAGCCGCACCCCGACGTCTACGGGCTCGCGGTCGCCACCGCCGACCGCGCGCCGGAGCGCCTGCTCATGGTGGCCGCCCACGCCTGGGACCTGCGCGCGGCGCAGACCGCGGGCATGCGGACCGCCTACGTCGAGCGCCCTGTCGGGGACCCGCCCCGCGCCGGGGACGCGTTCGACCTGTACGCCGGGAGCCTGGCCGAGCTGGCCACGGCTCTGGGGGCGGACTGA
- a CDS encoding FBP domain-containing protein produces the protein MRPLTEQEIRDAFVNCGKGEAKRAPMPRDLADTAWEDLDFLGWRDLGSPERGYLVAEHRDRLVAVALRSPQTRARDFLHRSLCSLCLTTHPSGGVALMAARKAGPAGHQGDSAGLHMCTDMACSLYVRGRKSPAAGGRLPEDLTVEEQIERTRDRLAAFLDRILG, from the coding sequence ATGAGACCGTTGACCGAGCAGGAGATCCGCGACGCCTTCGTGAACTGCGGAAAGGGCGAGGCCAAGCGGGCGCCCATGCCCCGCGACCTCGCCGACACCGCGTGGGAGGACCTCGACTTCCTGGGGTGGCGCGACCTCGGGTCGCCCGAGCGCGGCTATCTCGTGGCCGAGCACCGCGACCGCCTCGTGGCGGTGGCCCTGCGCTCCCCGCAGACCCGCGCGCGCGACTTCCTGCACCGCAGCCTGTGCTCGCTGTGCCTGACCACCCACCCCTCGGGCGGGGTGGCGCTGATGGCGGCCCGCAAGGCGGGCCCGGCCGGGCACCAGGGCGACTCCGCGGGGCTGCACATGTGCACCGACATGGCGTGCTCGCTGTACGTGCGCGGCCGCAAGTCGCCCGCCGCCGGAGGACGCCTGCCCGAGGACCTCACGGTCGAGGAGCAGATCGAGCGGACCCGCGACAGGCTCGCCGCGTTCCTCGACCGCATCCTGGGCTGA
- a CDS encoding FUSC family protein, with translation MWNPPTRVRPKVADLPRSRVDVKALFGLASGGWGWSTGFKAVIAMATAFSLAAALFGPQVGTLAALGSMTVLYEKETPYQYRAVALAFVGLGFVASVVVGTVSSLNLWAGAVAIGAVAGVSTWVCQALRVDKPGPLFFVLVCGISTIAPGGLAQVPMHALVAGMGAAVGWAVSMGEGLFRGRHPEHRAVAEAFRQLAALLRSIGTPRVDHVQHDASVAVARAWRIVLLGQTRGYRDTPTAARLRALLRWVSDIHLAATDVSLARTERLPALAADFAEELAASVGRPDLAPDPDRLDELRKGLRPRSLEARLYNRLGRAAQTAHRDEHETEGRGLELQDVRYPSVWQSLRSSLTRESLVLPTALRMGITVTLAAVFGLAVGLDRYYWICITTTAVLQGGNVVLTVNRSAQRALGTLIGVVIGALLLMADLPLVASIALAAGFQGLTQLTVTRNFFYASIFLTPMGLILAHTASPYPVEQLAEARILDTVVGSLAGMLGALLLWRRASAARLPQTIVDVLETTRTALLAVLDPEVQLDAERTYRLRRDLRTALVSLRGVYDSAVGDVPRATTTRPLWPVVVATQRVGYLALAALALERPQPASQITLQRLYLAFEELMAALRERRTPRLGALPRLVDYPRVNMELRALSAAMRTAVAEDERSAAREEERRRQRERHRAQEEVDADL, from the coding sequence ATCTGGAACCCGCCCACCCGCGTGCGGCCCAAGGTCGCCGACCTGCCGAGGTCCCGCGTGGACGTCAAGGCGCTGTTCGGCCTGGCCTCCGGCGGGTGGGGGTGGAGCACCGGCTTCAAGGCCGTCATCGCCATGGCCACCGCCTTCTCCCTGGCCGCCGCGCTGTTCGGGCCGCAGGTGGGCACCCTGGCCGCGCTGGGGTCGATGACGGTCCTCTACGAGAAGGAGACCCCCTACCAGTACCGCGCGGTGGCGCTGGCGTTCGTCGGCCTGGGGTTCGTGGCCAGCGTGGTCGTGGGCACCGTCAGCTCGCTCAACCTGTGGGCGGGCGCGGTCGCCATCGGCGCCGTCGCCGGGGTCTCGACCTGGGTCTGCCAGGCGCTGCGGGTCGACAAGCCCGGACCGCTGTTCTTCGTGCTGGTCTGCGGCATCTCCACCATCGCCCCCGGGGGCCTGGCGCAGGTGCCCATGCACGCGCTGGTCGCGGGGATGGGCGCCGCCGTGGGCTGGGCGGTGTCGATGGGCGAGGGCCTGTTCCGCGGGCGCCACCCCGAGCACCGCGCGGTCGCCGAGGCGTTCCGCCAGCTGGCCGCCCTGCTGCGGTCCATCGGCACGCCGCGCGTGGACCACGTCCAGCACGACGCGTCGGTGGCCGTGGCCCGCGCCTGGCGCATCGTGCTGCTGGGCCAGACCCGCGGCTACCGCGACACCCCCACGGCCGCGCGGCTGCGCGCGCTGCTGCGCTGGGTCTCCGACATCCACCTGGCCGCCACCGACGTCTCCCTGGCCCGCACCGAGCGCCTGCCCGCGCTCGCCGCCGACTTCGCCGAGGAACTGGCCGCCTCCGTGGGGCGCCCCGACCTCGCCCCCGACCCCGACCGCCTGGACGAGCTGCGCAAGGGCCTGCGCCCGCGCTCGCTGGAGGCCCGCCTCTACAACCGGCTGGGCCGCGCCGCCCAGACCGCGCACCGCGACGAGCACGAGACCGAGGGCCGCGGTCTGGAACTGCAGGACGTGCGCTACCCCTCGGTGTGGCAGTCCCTGCGCTCCAGCCTCACCCGCGAGTCGCTGGTCCTGCCCACCGCCCTGCGCATGGGCATCACCGTGACCCTGGCCGCGGTGTTCGGCCTGGCCGTCGGCCTGGACCGCTACTACTGGATCTGCATCACGACCACGGCCGTGCTGCAGGGCGGCAACGTGGTGCTGACGGTGAACCGGTCGGCCCAGCGCGCCCTGGGCACGCTCATCGGGGTGGTCATCGGCGCGCTGCTGCTGATGGCCGACCTCCCCCTGGTCGCGAGCATCGCCCTGGCCGCCGGCTTCCAGGGGCTCACCCAGCTCACGGTGACGCGCAACTTCTTCTACGCCAGCATCTTCCTCACGCCCATGGGCCTGATCCTGGCCCACACCGCCTCGCCCTACCCGGTCGAGCAGCTGGCCGAGGCCCGCATCCTCGACACCGTGGTGGGCTCGCTGGCGGGCATGCTCGGCGCGCTGCTGCTGTGGCGCCGGGCGTCGGCGGCGCGGCTGCCCCAGACCATCGTCGACGTCCTGGAGACCACCCGAACGGCGCTGCTGGCCGTGCTCGACCCCGAGGTCCAGCTCGACGCCGAGCGCACCTACCGGCTGCGCCGCGACCTGCGCACGGCGCTGGTCAGCCTGCGCGGCGTCTACGACAGCGCGGTGGGCGACGTCCCCCGGGCCACCACCACCCGCCCGCTGTGGCCGGTGGTGGTGGCCACCCAGCGGGTGGGCTACCTGGCGCTGGCGGCGCTGGCGCTGGAACGGCCGCAGCCGGCGTCGCAGATCACGCTGCAGCGGCTGTACCTGGCCTTCGAGGAGCTGATGGCGGCGCTGCGCGAGCGGCGCACACCGCGCCTGGGCGCGCTTCCGCGCCTGGTGGACTACCCGCGGGTCAACATGGAGCTGCGGGCGCTCTCGGCGGCGATGCGCACCGCCGTGGCCGAGGACGAGCGCAGCGCCGCGCGCGAGGAGGAGCGCCGCCGCCAGCGCGAGCGGCACCGCGCCCAGGAGGAGGTCGACGCCGACCTGTAG
- a CDS encoding cyclase family protein → MTQLVDVSHQITSGMVTYPGLPGPEIDDHMSFEESHGTYAAGTEFTIARITMVANTGTYLDTPGHRYRDGADLADLELEKVAGLPGVVVDLPEGAREIGPDTVRDIDVAGRAVLLRTGWDRHWRTERYGDPEHPFLSGEGAKALVEAGAALVGIDSVNIDDTSPGAEGARPAHSVLLAAGIPVVEHLCLLDRLPETGFTFFAVPVKVRGMATFPVRAFAMVG, encoded by the coding sequence ATGACGCAGCTTGTCGACGTCAGCCACCAGATCACCTCGGGAATGGTGACCTACCCCGGCCTGCCCGGCCCCGAGATCGACGACCACATGTCGTTCGAGGAGTCGCACGGCACCTACGCGGCGGGCACCGAGTTCACCATCGCCCGCATCACCATGGTGGCCAACACCGGCACCTACCTGGACACCCCGGGGCACCGCTACCGCGACGGCGCCGACCTCGCCGACCTCGAACTGGAGAAGGTGGCGGGCCTGCCGGGCGTGGTCGTGGACCTGCCCGAGGGCGCCCGCGAGATCGGCCCCGACACGGTGCGCGACATCGACGTCGCGGGCCGGGCGGTGCTGCTGCGCACCGGCTGGGACCGCCACTGGCGCACCGAGCGCTACGGCGACCCCGAGCACCCCTTCCTCTCCGGCGAGGGCGCCAAGGCGCTGGTCGAGGCCGGTGCCGCGCTGGTGGGCATCGACTCGGTGAACATCGACGACACCTCGCCCGGGGCCGAGGGCGCCCGCCCGGCGCACTCGGTGCTGCTGGCGGCGGGCATCCCGGTGGTGGAGCACCTGTGCCTGCTGGACCGGCTGCCGGAGACGGGCTTCACGTTCTTCGCCGTGCCGGTGAAGGTGCGCGGCATGGCCACCTTCCCGGTGCGCGCGTTCGCCATGGTCGGCTGA
- a CDS encoding pyridoxamine 5'-phosphate oxidase family protein: MVIDSSPAYPAGPRTTPTRLAERARYDRAAVHAILDADYVCHLGFVADGAPVVLPTMYARVGERLYMHGSTGSRPLHAARECLRVCVTVTLTDGVVLARSAFHHSLNYRSVVAHGIAHRVVAEEERRMALDALVNAPFPGRADDCRPPTPKELAKTAVIRLDLTDVSAKVRTGGVVDEPEDMDLPYWAGVVPTARGYSPPVPDEQGSGPTAVPDYVRQAL; encoded by the coding sequence GTGGTCATCGACTCCTCACCCGCCTATCCGGCCGGCCCCCGCACAACTCCCACCCGCCTCGCCGAGCGCGCCCGCTACGACCGCGCCGCCGTCCACGCCATCCTTGACGCCGACTACGTCTGCCACCTCGGCTTCGTGGCCGACGGGGCGCCCGTGGTGCTGCCCACCATGTACGCCCGCGTGGGCGAGCGCCTGTACATGCACGGCTCCACCGGCAGCCGCCCGCTGCACGCGGCGCGCGAGTGCCTGCGCGTCTGCGTCACCGTCACGCTGACCGACGGCGTGGTGCTGGCCCGCTCGGCGTTCCACCACTCCCTCAACTACCGGTCGGTGGTCGCTCACGGCATCGCCCACCGCGTGGTCGCCGAGGAGGAGCGGCGCATGGCCCTGGACGCGCTGGTCAACGCCCCCTTCCCCGGCCGCGCCGACGACTGCCGCCCGCCCACGCCCAAGGAGCTGGCCAAGACCGCCGTCATCCGGCTGGACCTCACCGACGTCTCGGCCAAGGTGCGCACCGGCGGGGTGGTCGACGAGCCCGAGGACATGGACCTCCCGTACTGGGCCGGCGTCGTCCCCACGGCGCGCGGCTACTCGCCGCCCGTGCCCGACGAACAGGGTTCCGGCCCGACCGCCGTGCCCGACTACGTGCGCCAGGCGCTGTAG